A stretch of Desulfobacter hydrogenophilus DNA encodes these proteins:
- a CDS encoding hydrogenase iron-sulfur subunit, which yields MKDTFEPTIIGFLCNWCSYAGGDLAGVSRLEYPPNMKAIRVMCTGMVHPDIVLSALKKGADGVMVMGUHPGECHYLDGNQKALSRITVIKLLLEDAGIDPDRVTIEWVSGAEGPRFAEKVTEFTNKIRALGPNMFNIHKKEVIPCR from the coding sequence ATGAAAGATACATTTGAACCCACGATCATTGGATTTCTGTGCAACTGGTGCTCCTATGCCGGCGGCGATCTCGCCGGCGTGTCCAGACTGGAATATCCACCCAACATGAAAGCCATCCGGGTCATGTGCACGGGCATGGTCCACCCTGATATTGTGCTGTCTGCCCTTAAAAAAGGTGCGGACGGCGTCATGGTCATGGGTTGACACCCCGGCGAATGTCATTACCTGGATGGTAATCAAAAAGCATTGTCCCGTATTACTGTGATTAAACTACTGCTCGAAGACGCCGGCATTGATCCTGACAGGGTCACCATTGAATGGGTGTCTGGCGCCGAAGGCCCAAGATTTGCCGAAAAAGTCACTGAGTTCACCAATAAAATAAGGGCGCTTGGCCCCAATATGTTCAATATCCATAAAAAGGAGGTGATCCCATGCCGGTAA
- a CDS encoding methyl viologen-reducing hydrogenase: MPVKVANEWLNSCSGCEIAILNLGETLLDLLPQIEFVHIPVLMDHKHYGQLGEKREIDIPKATVGLLSGGLRNEEHLEVAHEMRKKCDILIALGTCATHGGIPALINSFTNDEFLEYYYSTDSTEPGAKIPDQGISPLLDRCYALDEKIDVDIYLPGCPPHPDQIATAILALLNGETPDLPFKSVCDTCPAIRKGKGNITTIKRFTENPEYDPDKGIDEMRCLLEQGYLCAGPVTRAGCAGNDGDAPRCISARVPCRGCYGPVRQDGNQLLDMLNALASNGIDITSIPDRSSLLRFSGAHNRLVPSIKGDK; this comes from the coding sequence ATGCCGGTAAAAGTTGCCAATGAATGGCTCAACTCCTGTTCAGGGTGTGAAATTGCCATATTGAATCTGGGTGAAACCCTTCTGGATCTTTTGCCCCAGATTGAATTTGTTCATATTCCGGTTCTCATGGACCACAAGCACTATGGACAACTTGGAGAAAAAAGGGAAATTGATATCCCCAAGGCTACGGTGGGATTACTATCCGGGGGCCTCCGCAATGAAGAACACCTTGAGGTGGCCCATGAAATGCGCAAAAAATGCGACATTCTCATTGCCCTTGGCACCTGCGCTACCCATGGCGGTATCCCTGCGCTGATAAATTCGTTCACCAACGATGAGTTTTTGGAATATTATTATTCCACAGACAGCACAGAACCAGGCGCCAAAATCCCCGATCAAGGAATTTCCCCGCTGCTGGATCGCTGTTATGCCCTGGATGAAAAGATAGATGTGGATATTTATCTGCCCGGATGCCCTCCCCACCCGGACCAAATTGCCACGGCCATATTAGCGTTATTAAATGGAGAGACCCCGGATCTTCCCTTTAAAAGTGTGTGTGACACCTGCCCTGCAATTCGAAAAGGCAAAGGTAATATCACCACGATCAAACGCTTCACAGAAAATCCGGAATACGATCCGGACAAAGGTATAGATGAAATGCGCTGCCTTCTGGAACAGGGGTATTTGTGTGCAGGTCCCGTGACCCGAGCCGGTTGCGCAGGCAATGACGGCGACGCGCCCAGGTGCATCAGCGCCCGGGTTCCCTGCAGGGGATGCTACGGCCCTGTTCGCCAAGACGGAAACCAGCTATTGGACATGCTAAATGCCCTGGCTTCCAACGGTATCGACATCACATCCATCCCCG